The proteins below come from a single Trachemys scripta elegans isolate TJP31775 chromosome 16, CAS_Tse_1.0, whole genome shotgun sequence genomic window:
- the TNS2 gene encoding tensin-2 isoform X1 → MKPRHTVEMLLRALGRRESTRVPGSSRPEKVPEPHSFKEKAFKKKKRACVVCKESIEALGLVCQACKIASHKKCEAKVASSCQPLPPPELRRNTAPARRIEHLGSTKSLHTSKQRSTLPRSFSLDHVMERKYDFDLTYITERIISVFFPSALEEQRYRGNLREVAQMLKSKHEDKYTLFNLSEKRHDISRLNPKVQDFGWPDLHAPPLDKICSICKAMETWLNSDPQHVVVLHCKGNKGKTGVIVAAYMHYSKISASADQALGTLTMRKFCEDKVAASLQPSQQRYISYFSGLLSGTIKMNSNTLFLHHVLIPAIPNFETSGGYQPFLKIYQSMQLVYTSGIYSVPGPGPQKLCVTLEPALLLKGDVMVKCYHKQTCNSDRDVVFRVQFHTCTIHGAQLWFGKDELDEAWQDERFPFEASVEFVFSAGPEKMKGLETLRNSPSITVDYNISDPMVRWDSYENFNLHHEDSLEDMSHTRGPIDGSLYAKIKKKRNLSGFSGGGGSPASADSTQQGSRFLSVSSDSGHSSMLAEPSPPAKLLPTPAEREELDRLLGGFGVKARPETPKQPRGASPHQELGGCPHSNGARDRETAILEDELVEMTPFGPLAYPSRRPGLTRHCSCRLGYRSQSCPGAHSPERLPNGAYYRPEGTLERRRLVYSTNGVHLHPAEGYPCLPQEAGPGEKRRVYRSLSEGLQPLAHPYAYELPHSPCKREDLAYKPPSYREVLILEEEPVCGLELCPCQDCQEKAHEEADLPPTAAFYGLRLSSREPEEWAHESAKSPLSRAGHPGQPGPLLMPAAYSQRPRGHHEVFDFEPAHAKMPAHFGHGYPAQPMPGAHQKGHKGMEQSLEPFHYRYGPPYPALLPHGAYACGPPAQCPQPPFYGRSPARPCASPPDMRPYAPGYHSPPSGSVSPVSSAYPASRNQSYEPQSPETGQGYPHPGHQDRTPAEMQSPGEEAPWRDVPGSLRQLHREAPTACPAPPELSGPPTPLHTSSPVQSKDSPALPEGGTPAASLQESSACSSPEDTAPPSAKRTPEMSSARPGAAPSPPQPPSPTQACAHGATSRAQANGPAPRQPCPRAHSPASPPQGTDLSRVIPGDAASHLNGPSCPAVSPDSPPSNGTPAHLLPPGMDRLAQRSPPGAPVHSPACASCRATATLRNPAPYNGHLPSDRAELVPGPLARCPNGSPLPSPITSYCPSDLQCSPTPAFPIATAYYPGGERSPPPPGSPSQCHARDSPQQPPLPEKRHTPAAGNWERSSPPGRGTGTGHHVTFAPDTARPDPDTQPESHSNVKFVQDTSKFWYKPNLSRDQAIALLKDKEPGCFLIRDSNSFQGAYGLALKVATPPANCLTLPSKGDPMEQLVRHFLIETGPKGVKIKGCQNEPYFGSLPALVSQHSITPISLPCKLRIPSRDPVEETPDVAIPTNVSTAADLLKQGAACSVLYLSSVETESLTGPQAVAKAAASTLSCSPRPLACLVHFKVSAQGITLTDNQRKLFFRRHYPVNSITFCSTDPQDRRWTNLDGTTSKLFGFVAKKQGSPCENVCHLFAELDPEQPALAIVNFITKVMLGTHRK, encoded by the exons ATGAAGCCCAGGCACACAGTGGAGATGCTGCTGAGGGCGCTGGGGAGGCGAGAGAGCACCCGGGTGCCAGGTTCCAGCAGG CCGGAGAAGGTGCCCGAGCCACACAGCTTCAAGGAGAAGGCCtttaagaagaagaagagagcGTGTGTGGTGTGTAAGGAATCCATCGAGGCGCTGGGCCTCGTCTGCCAAG CCTGCAAGATCGCCAGCCACAAGAAATGCGAAGCGAAG GTGGCGTCATCctgccagccccttcccccgcctgAATTG AGGCGGAACACTGCTCCGGCCCGGCGCATCGAGCACTTG GGCTCCACCAAATCCCTCCACACCTCGAAGCAACGGAGCACGCTGCCCAG gagcttCAGCCTAGACCACGTGATGGAGCGCAAGTACGACTTTGACCTGACCTACATCACCGAGCGCATCATCTCCGTCTTCTTCCCCTCCGCCCTGGAGGAGCAGCGTTATCGCGGCAacctgcgggaagtggcacagatGCTGAAGTCCAAGCACGAGGATAAGTACACG CTTTTCAACCTATCCGAGAAGCGCCATGACATCAGCAGGCTGAACCCCAAG GTTCAGGATTTCGGGTGGCCGGACTTGCACGCGCCCCCCCTGGACAAGATCTGCTCCATCTGCAAAGCCATGGAGACCTGGCTGAACTCGGACCCCCAGCACGTCGTGGTGCTGCACTGCAAG GGCAACAAGGGCAAGACGGGCGTCATCGTGGCCGCCTATATGCACTACAGCAAGATCTCTGCCAG CGCGGACCAGGCGCTCGGCACCCTGACCATGCGGAAGTTCTGCGAGGACAAAGTGGCCGCGTCCCTGCAGCCATCCCAGCAAAG GTACATCAGTTACTTCAGCGGGCTGCTGTCGGGCACCATCAAGATGAACAGCAACACTCTATTCCTGCACCACGTCCTCATTCCCGCCATCCCCAACTTCGAGACCAGCGGAG GCTACCAGCCCTTCCTGAAGATCTACCAGTCCATGCAGCTCGTCTACACCTCGGGGATCTA CAGTGTCCCGGGCCCCGGCCCCCAGAAGCTGTGTgtcaccctggagccagccctgctgctgaaAGGGGACGTGATG gtGAAGTGCTACCACAAGCAGACCTGCAACTCTGACCGGGACGTGGTTTTCCGCGTCCAGTTCCACACGTGCACCATCCACGGTGCCCAGCTCTGGTTCGGGAAGGACGAGCTGGACGAGGCCTGGCAag aCGAGCGCTTCCCCTTTGAAGCCAGCGTGGAGTTCGTCTTCTCTGCCGGCCCCGAGAAGATGAAAG GCCTGGAGACCTTACGGAACAGCCCGTCCATCACCGTGGATTATAACATCTCCGATCCCATGGTGCGCTGGGACTCCTACGAGAACTTCAACCTGCATCACGAAGACAGCCTGGAAG aCATGTCTCACACCCGCGGCCCCATCGACGGCAGCCTCTACGCCAAGATCAAGAAGAAGCGGAACCTGAGCGGCTTCTCCGGCGGCGGCGGGAGCCCGGCCAGCGCGGACTCCACCCAGCAGGGCAGCCGCTTCCTCTCCGTCAGCAGCGACTCGGGCCACTCCTCCATGCTGGCCGAACCTTCCCCTCCCGCCAAGCTGCTGCCCACGCCGGCCGAGAGGGAGGAGCTGGACAGGCTGCTTGGCGGCTTTGGGGTCAAGGCCAGGCCGGAGACCCCCAAGCAGCCGAGGGGGGCATCCCCGCACCAGGAGCTGGGGGGATGCCCGCACAGCAACGGGGCCAGGGACAGGGAGACGGCCATCTTGGAAGACGAGCTGGTGGAGATGACCCCCTTCGGGCCCCTGGCGTACCCCAGCCGGCGCCCCGGCCTAACCCGCCACTGCTCCTGCCGCCTGGGCTACCGCTCGCAGAGCTGCCCGGGCGCCCACAGCCCCGAGAGGCTACCCAATGGCGCCTACTACAGGCCAGAGGGCACCTTGGAGCGCCGGCGACTGGTCTACAGCACCAATGGGGTCCACTTGCACCCTGCCGAGGGCTACCCCTGCCTGCCGCAGGAGGCCGGGCCAGGGGAGAAACGGCGGGTGTATCGCTCCCTCTCCGAGGGCCTGCAGCCCCTCGCCCACCCCTATGCCTACgagctgccccacagcccctgtAAGCGGGAGGACCTGGCCTACAAGCCACCCAGCTACCGGGAGGTGCTAATCCTGGAGGAGGAGCCCGTGTGCGGCTTGGAGCTGTGCCCATGCCAGGACTGCCAGGAGAAGGCTCACGAGGAAGCCGACCTGCCCCCCACCGCCGCCTTCTACGGCCTGCGCCTGAGCAGCCGCGAGCCCGAGGAGTGGGCCCACGAGAGTGCCAAGTCCCCCCTGTCCCGGGCAGGGCACCCCGGCCAGCCCGGGCCGTTGCTGATGCCGGCCGCCTACAGCCAGCGCCCCCGGGGGCATCACGAGGTGTTTGACTTCGAGCCCGCCCATGCCAAGATGCCGGCGCACTTCGGCCACGGCTACCCGGCACAGCCCATGCCCGGCGCCCATCAGAAGGGCCACAAGGGCATGGAGCAGAGCCTGGAGCCCTTCCACTACCGCTATGGCCCACCCTACCCCGCCCTGCTGCCCCACGGCGCCTACGCCTGcggcccccctgcccagtgcccccagccGCCCTTCTACGGCCGGTCCCCAGCCAGGCCCTGCGCCTCCCCGCCGGACATGCGGCCGTACGCGCCGGGCTACCACTCGCCCCCGTCCGGCTCGGTGTCCCCCGTCAGCTCGGCCTACCCAGCCTCCAGGAACCAAAGCTACGAGCCCCAGTCCCCGGAGACAGGCCAGGGCTACCCACACCCGGGGCACCAGGACCGGACGCCTGCTG aGATGCAGAGCCCTGGGGAGGAGGCGCCCTGGCGAGATGTCCCTGGCTCCCTGCGCCAGCTCCACCGGGAGGCTCCCACCGCCTGCCCCGCGCCCCCCGAGTTGTCGGGCCCGCCCACtcctctgcacaccagcagcccGGTGCAGAGCAAAGACAG CCCTGCGCTGCCCGAAGGCGGCACCCCGGCTGCCAGCCTGCAGGAGAGCTCGGCGTGCTCCAGCCCCGAGGACACGGCCCCACCCAGCGCCAAGAGGACCCCAGAGATGAGCTCGGCCCGGCCAGGGGCCGCACCCAGCCCCCCGCAACCCCCTTCTCCGACACAGGCCTGTGCCCATGGAGCCACCTCCAGGGCCCAGGCCAATGGGCCGGCCCCAAGGCAGCCCTGTCCCCGAGCCCACAGCCCCGCCAGCCCGCCCCAGGGCACCGACCTATCCAGGGTGATTCCAGGAGATGCCGCAAGTCACCTGAATGGCCCCAGCTGTCCAGCTGTCTCCCCCGATTCACCCCCCAGCAATGGGACCCCAGCGCACCTGCTGCCCCCTGGCATGGACAGGCTGGCCCAGCGCAGCCCCCCGGGCGCGCCTGTCCACAGCCCGGCCTGCGCCAGTTGCAGAGCGACCGCTACGCTCAGGAACCCAGCCCCCTACAACGGGCACCTGCCCAGTGACAGAGCCGAGCTGGTCCCAGGCCCCCTGGCCCGCTGCCCCAATGGCAGCCCCCTCCCAAGCCCCATCACCTCCTACTGCCCCTCCGACCTGCAGTGCTCCCCGACCCCTGCCTTCCCCATCGCTACAGCCTACTACCCGGGCGGGGAGAGGAGCCCGCCGCCCCCGGgctcccccagccagtgccatGCCCGCGATTCGCCGCAGCAGCCGCCGTTGCCCGAGAAGCGCCACACGCCAGCGGCTGGCAACTGGGAGAGGAGCTCGCCCCCAGGACGGGGCACCGGGACGGGCCACCACGTCACCTTCGCGCCCGACACCGCCAGGCCAGACCCAG ACACGCAGCCGGAGAGCCACAGCAACGTCAAATTTGTCCAGGATACGTCCAAGTTTTGGTATAAACCCAACCTGTCCCGGGACCAAG CCATCGCCCTGCTGAAGGACAAGGAGCCCGGCTGCTTCCTCATCCGTGACAGCAATTCCTTCCAAGGCGCCTACGGGCTGGCTCTCAAAGTGGCGACGCCCCCGGCCAACTGCCTCACCCTCCCTTCAAAAG GTGACCCCATGGAGCAGCTGGTGCGTCACTTCCTGATCGAGACAGGCCCCAAGGGTGTGAAGATCAAGGGCTGCCAGAACGAACCCTATTTCG GAAGCCTGCCCGCCCTGGTCTCGCAGCACTCCATCACCCCCATCTCTCTGCCCTGCAAGCTCCGGATCCCCAGCAGAG ATCCCGTGGAGGAGACCCCGGACGTGGCCATCCCCACCAACGTGAGCACAGCGGCTGATTTGCTGAAGCAGGGAGCGG CCTGCAGCGTGCTCTACCTCAGCTCGGTGGAGACGGAGTCGCTGACGGGCCC
- the TNS2 gene encoding tensin-2 isoform X4, whose protein sequence is MPPEKVPEPHSFKEKAFKKKKRACVVCKESIEALGLVCQACKIASHKKCEAKVASSCQPLPPPELRRNTAPARRIEHLGSTKSLHTSKQRSTLPRSFSLDHVMERKYDFDLTYITERIISVFFPSALEEQRYRGNLREVAQMLKSKHEDKYTLFNLSEKRHDISRLNPKVQDFGWPDLHAPPLDKICSICKAMETWLNSDPQHVVVLHCKGNKGKTGVIVAAYMHYSKISASADQALGTLTMRKFCEDKVAASLQPSQQRYISYFSGLLSGTIKMNSNTLFLHHVLIPAIPNFETSGGYQPFLKIYQSMQLVYTSGIYSVPGPGPQKLCVTLEPALLLKGDVMVKCYHKQTCNSDRDVVFRVQFHTCTIHGAQLWFGKDELDEAWQDERFPFEASVEFVFSAGPEKMKGLETLRNSPSITVDYNISDPMVRWDSYENFNLHHEDSLEDMSHTRGPIDGSLYAKIKKKRNLSGFSGGGGSPASADSTQQGSRFLSVSSDSGHSSMLAEPSPPAKLLPTPAEREELDRLLGGFGVKARPETPKQPRGASPHQELGGCPHSNGARDRETAILEDELVEMTPFGPLAYPSRRPGLTRHCSCRLGYRSQSCPGAHSPERLPNGAYYRPEGTLERRRLVYSTNGVHLHPAEGYPCLPQEAGPGEKRRVYRSLSEGLQPLAHPYAYELPHSPCKREDLAYKPPSYREVLILEEEPVCGLELCPCQDCQEKAHEEADLPPTAAFYGLRLSSREPEEWAHESAKSPLSRAGHPGQPGPLLMPAAYSQRPRGHHEVFDFEPAHAKMPAHFGHGYPAQPMPGAHQKGHKGMEQSLEPFHYRYGPPYPALLPHGAYACGPPAQCPQPPFYGRSPARPCASPPDMRPYAPGYHSPPSGSVSPVSSAYPASRNQSYEPQSPETGQGYPHPGHQDRTPAEMQSPGEEAPWRDVPGSLRQLHREAPTACPAPPELSGPPTPLHTSSPVQSKDSPALPEGGTPAASLQESSACSSPEDTAPPSAKRTPEMSSARPGAAPSPPQPPSPTQACAHGATSRAQANGPAPRQPCPRAHSPASPPQGTDLSRVIPGDAASHLNGPSCPAVSPDSPPSNGTPAHLLPPGMDRLAQRSPPGAPVHSPACASCRATATLRNPAPYNGHLPSDRAELVPGPLARCPNGSPLPSPITSYCPSDLQCSPTPAFPIATAYYPGGERSPPPPGSPSQCHARDSPQQPPLPEKRHTPAAGNWERSSPPGRGTGTGHHVTFAPDTARPDPDTQPESHSNVKFVQDTSKFWYKPNLSRDQAIALLKDKEPGCFLIRDSNSFQGAYGLALKVATPPANCLTLPSKGDPMEQLVRHFLIETGPKGVKIKGCQNEPYFGSLPALVSQHSITPISLPCKLRIPSRDPVEETPDVAIPTNVSTAADLLKQGAACSVLYLSSVETESLTGPQAVAKAAASTLSCSPRPLACLVHFKVSAQGITLTDNQRKLFFRRHYPVNSITFCSTDPQDRRWTNLDGTTSKLFGFVAKKQGSPCENVCHLFAELDPEQPALAIVNFITKVMLGTHRK, encoded by the exons ATGCCG CCGGAGAAGGTGCCCGAGCCACACAGCTTCAAGGAGAAGGCCtttaagaagaagaagagagcGTGTGTGGTGTGTAAGGAATCCATCGAGGCGCTGGGCCTCGTCTGCCAAG CCTGCAAGATCGCCAGCCACAAGAAATGCGAAGCGAAG GTGGCGTCATCctgccagccccttcccccgcctgAATTG AGGCGGAACACTGCTCCGGCCCGGCGCATCGAGCACTTG GGCTCCACCAAATCCCTCCACACCTCGAAGCAACGGAGCACGCTGCCCAG gagcttCAGCCTAGACCACGTGATGGAGCGCAAGTACGACTTTGACCTGACCTACATCACCGAGCGCATCATCTCCGTCTTCTTCCCCTCCGCCCTGGAGGAGCAGCGTTATCGCGGCAacctgcgggaagtggcacagatGCTGAAGTCCAAGCACGAGGATAAGTACACG CTTTTCAACCTATCCGAGAAGCGCCATGACATCAGCAGGCTGAACCCCAAG GTTCAGGATTTCGGGTGGCCGGACTTGCACGCGCCCCCCCTGGACAAGATCTGCTCCATCTGCAAAGCCATGGAGACCTGGCTGAACTCGGACCCCCAGCACGTCGTGGTGCTGCACTGCAAG GGCAACAAGGGCAAGACGGGCGTCATCGTGGCCGCCTATATGCACTACAGCAAGATCTCTGCCAG CGCGGACCAGGCGCTCGGCACCCTGACCATGCGGAAGTTCTGCGAGGACAAAGTGGCCGCGTCCCTGCAGCCATCCCAGCAAAG GTACATCAGTTACTTCAGCGGGCTGCTGTCGGGCACCATCAAGATGAACAGCAACACTCTATTCCTGCACCACGTCCTCATTCCCGCCATCCCCAACTTCGAGACCAGCGGAG GCTACCAGCCCTTCCTGAAGATCTACCAGTCCATGCAGCTCGTCTACACCTCGGGGATCTA CAGTGTCCCGGGCCCCGGCCCCCAGAAGCTGTGTgtcaccctggagccagccctgctgctgaaAGGGGACGTGATG gtGAAGTGCTACCACAAGCAGACCTGCAACTCTGACCGGGACGTGGTTTTCCGCGTCCAGTTCCACACGTGCACCATCCACGGTGCCCAGCTCTGGTTCGGGAAGGACGAGCTGGACGAGGCCTGGCAag aCGAGCGCTTCCCCTTTGAAGCCAGCGTGGAGTTCGTCTTCTCTGCCGGCCCCGAGAAGATGAAAG GCCTGGAGACCTTACGGAACAGCCCGTCCATCACCGTGGATTATAACATCTCCGATCCCATGGTGCGCTGGGACTCCTACGAGAACTTCAACCTGCATCACGAAGACAGCCTGGAAG aCATGTCTCACACCCGCGGCCCCATCGACGGCAGCCTCTACGCCAAGATCAAGAAGAAGCGGAACCTGAGCGGCTTCTCCGGCGGCGGCGGGAGCCCGGCCAGCGCGGACTCCACCCAGCAGGGCAGCCGCTTCCTCTCCGTCAGCAGCGACTCGGGCCACTCCTCCATGCTGGCCGAACCTTCCCCTCCCGCCAAGCTGCTGCCCACGCCGGCCGAGAGGGAGGAGCTGGACAGGCTGCTTGGCGGCTTTGGGGTCAAGGCCAGGCCGGAGACCCCCAAGCAGCCGAGGGGGGCATCCCCGCACCAGGAGCTGGGGGGATGCCCGCACAGCAACGGGGCCAGGGACAGGGAGACGGCCATCTTGGAAGACGAGCTGGTGGAGATGACCCCCTTCGGGCCCCTGGCGTACCCCAGCCGGCGCCCCGGCCTAACCCGCCACTGCTCCTGCCGCCTGGGCTACCGCTCGCAGAGCTGCCCGGGCGCCCACAGCCCCGAGAGGCTACCCAATGGCGCCTACTACAGGCCAGAGGGCACCTTGGAGCGCCGGCGACTGGTCTACAGCACCAATGGGGTCCACTTGCACCCTGCCGAGGGCTACCCCTGCCTGCCGCAGGAGGCCGGGCCAGGGGAGAAACGGCGGGTGTATCGCTCCCTCTCCGAGGGCCTGCAGCCCCTCGCCCACCCCTATGCCTACgagctgccccacagcccctgtAAGCGGGAGGACCTGGCCTACAAGCCACCCAGCTACCGGGAGGTGCTAATCCTGGAGGAGGAGCCCGTGTGCGGCTTGGAGCTGTGCCCATGCCAGGACTGCCAGGAGAAGGCTCACGAGGAAGCCGACCTGCCCCCCACCGCCGCCTTCTACGGCCTGCGCCTGAGCAGCCGCGAGCCCGAGGAGTGGGCCCACGAGAGTGCCAAGTCCCCCCTGTCCCGGGCAGGGCACCCCGGCCAGCCCGGGCCGTTGCTGATGCCGGCCGCCTACAGCCAGCGCCCCCGGGGGCATCACGAGGTGTTTGACTTCGAGCCCGCCCATGCCAAGATGCCGGCGCACTTCGGCCACGGCTACCCGGCACAGCCCATGCCCGGCGCCCATCAGAAGGGCCACAAGGGCATGGAGCAGAGCCTGGAGCCCTTCCACTACCGCTATGGCCCACCCTACCCCGCCCTGCTGCCCCACGGCGCCTACGCCTGcggcccccctgcccagtgcccccagccGCCCTTCTACGGCCGGTCCCCAGCCAGGCCCTGCGCCTCCCCGCCGGACATGCGGCCGTACGCGCCGGGCTACCACTCGCCCCCGTCCGGCTCGGTGTCCCCCGTCAGCTCGGCCTACCCAGCCTCCAGGAACCAAAGCTACGAGCCCCAGTCCCCGGAGACAGGCCAGGGCTACCCACACCCGGGGCACCAGGACCGGACGCCTGCTG aGATGCAGAGCCCTGGGGAGGAGGCGCCCTGGCGAGATGTCCCTGGCTCCCTGCGCCAGCTCCACCGGGAGGCTCCCACCGCCTGCCCCGCGCCCCCCGAGTTGTCGGGCCCGCCCACtcctctgcacaccagcagcccGGTGCAGAGCAAAGACAG CCCTGCGCTGCCCGAAGGCGGCACCCCGGCTGCCAGCCTGCAGGAGAGCTCGGCGTGCTCCAGCCCCGAGGACACGGCCCCACCCAGCGCCAAGAGGACCCCAGAGATGAGCTCGGCCCGGCCAGGGGCCGCACCCAGCCCCCCGCAACCCCCTTCTCCGACACAGGCCTGTGCCCATGGAGCCACCTCCAGGGCCCAGGCCAATGGGCCGGCCCCAAGGCAGCCCTGTCCCCGAGCCCACAGCCCCGCCAGCCCGCCCCAGGGCACCGACCTATCCAGGGTGATTCCAGGAGATGCCGCAAGTCACCTGAATGGCCCCAGCTGTCCAGCTGTCTCCCCCGATTCACCCCCCAGCAATGGGACCCCAGCGCACCTGCTGCCCCCTGGCATGGACAGGCTGGCCCAGCGCAGCCCCCCGGGCGCGCCTGTCCACAGCCCGGCCTGCGCCAGTTGCAGAGCGACCGCTACGCTCAGGAACCCAGCCCCCTACAACGGGCACCTGCCCAGTGACAGAGCCGAGCTGGTCCCAGGCCCCCTGGCCCGCTGCCCCAATGGCAGCCCCCTCCCAAGCCCCATCACCTCCTACTGCCCCTCCGACCTGCAGTGCTCCCCGACCCCTGCCTTCCCCATCGCTACAGCCTACTACCCGGGCGGGGAGAGGAGCCCGCCGCCCCCGGgctcccccagccagtgccatGCCCGCGATTCGCCGCAGCAGCCGCCGTTGCCCGAGAAGCGCCACACGCCAGCGGCTGGCAACTGGGAGAGGAGCTCGCCCCCAGGACGGGGCACCGGGACGGGCCACCACGTCACCTTCGCGCCCGACACCGCCAGGCCAGACCCAG ACACGCAGCCGGAGAGCCACAGCAACGTCAAATTTGTCCAGGATACGTCCAAGTTTTGGTATAAACCCAACCTGTCCCGGGACCAAG CCATCGCCCTGCTGAAGGACAAGGAGCCCGGCTGCTTCCTCATCCGTGACAGCAATTCCTTCCAAGGCGCCTACGGGCTGGCTCTCAAAGTGGCGACGCCCCCGGCCAACTGCCTCACCCTCCCTTCAAAAG GTGACCCCATGGAGCAGCTGGTGCGTCACTTCCTGATCGAGACAGGCCCCAAGGGTGTGAAGATCAAGGGCTGCCAGAACGAACCCTATTTCG GAAGCCTGCCCGCCCTGGTCTCGCAGCACTCCATCACCCCCATCTCTCTGCCCTGCAAGCTCCGGATCCCCAGCAGAG ATCCCGTGGAGGAGACCCCGGACGTGGCCATCCCCACCAACGTGAGCACAGCGGCTGATTTGCTGAAGCAGGGAGCGG CCTGCAGCGTGCTCTACCTCAGCTCGGTGGAGACGGAGTCGCTGACGGGCCC